A part of Acropora palmata chromosome 8, jaAcrPala1.3, whole genome shotgun sequence genomic DNA contains:
- the LOC141889064 gene encoding uncharacterized protein LOC141889064 isoform X4, whose product MIKQQQLQERITKESLKDKQVSDPFDLVRYISIIRQLYEDREGWLAPFPWYEEFRFNLDKLFTRLKFVSRKRERGIKTDVIVDMSQIFQPHEECSQPRRVLIEGQPGMGKTTYCQKIAYDWAKKRKGDESFPDVTLVLLLKCRDINCGLWEAIDDQLLPREMNEEEKERFFTFIRDHQSKVLLVLDGLDELPRGQLSIYTDIIQGRVLPESYIVVTARHEDGMKVRECCHTLLEVEGFTKTDAKEFILRYFKEEDLAKKLLDKLDTDETLQDLTRNPLNTALLCLLCEDFGGKFPESRTLLYLEIVECVLRRYRRKMKLPETKRDLLVLYEVELKELGRIAMEGLHNDSMYFDESAFEGFSSNVKSDLGFLSVEAGRSKRRPSRSYAFLHKSFQEFFAALFHCCQLLDEEISVDSLVVDCRYFHKFQQVLMFTSGLLAQKCEGAAKALIAGIATQVNLGENLLDESLLYVALDCIYECKIEGTTFDKEMAQFFGSHLKLQKVASSRFTKDRVAVCIETLKTNSTVTELVLVNCGIDDANVAELPGMLKENSTLTSLDLDHNQIGDVGADALAKGLKENSTLTSLYLGHNQIGDVGADALAKGLKENSTLTSLYLGHNQIGDVGADALAKGLKENSTLTSLKLFFNQIGYVGADALAKGLKENSTLTSLYLGDNQIGDVGADALAKGLKENSTLTSLDLGHNQIDDVGADALAKGLKENSTLTSLYLGDNQIGDVGADALAKGLKENSTLTSLYLGHNQIGDVGADALAKGLKENSTLTSLDLGHDQIGDVGADALAKGLKENSTLRSLYLGHNQIGELGADALAKGLKENSTLTSLYLGHNQIGDVGADALAKGLKENSTLTSLKLFFNQIGYVGADALAKGLKENSTLTSLYLGDNQIGDVGADALAKGLKENSTLTSLDLGHNQIGDVGADALAKGLKENSTLTSLYLGHNQIGGVGADALAKGLKESSTLTWLYLGHNQIGDVGAAALAKGLKENSTLTSLDLGDNQIGDVGADALAKGLKENSTLTIGEGSSEDSPVSWQGFRNSVVITEAALSTQMVRRGSRTQDLLRISLPQDVNINF is encoded by the exons ATGATAAAGCAGCAGCAGCTACAGGAAAGGATCACCAAAGAATCTCTGAAAGATAAGCAAG tttcagatcCTTTTGACCTTGTAAGATACATCAGCATTATTCGCCAGCTTTACGAAGACCGTGAAGGATGGTTGGCGCCTTTCCCGTGGTATGAAGAGTTTCGATTCAATCTCGATAAACTTTTTACAAGACTCAAATTTGTCAGCAGAAAAAGAGAGCGAGGAATAAAAACTGATGTCATTGTTGACATGTCTCAAATATTTCAACCGCATGAAGAATGTTCACAGCCGAGGAGGGTCTTGATTGAAGGGCAGCCAGGCATGGGAAAGACAACGTATTGTCAGAAGATTGCTTACGACTGGgcaaagaaacgaaaaggtgACGAGTCATTTCCTGATGTTACACTTGTGCTACTATTAAAATGCCGAGACATCAACTGTGGCCTATGGGAGGCTATTGATGACCAGCTTTTACCGAGAGAAATGAacgaagaagagaaagaaagatttttcaCGTTCATTCGGGACCACCAGTCAAAGGTTTTACTGGTGCTTGACGGATTAGATGAGTTACCCAGGGGCCAATTGTCGATCTATACAGACATCATTCAAGGAAGAGTACTTCCAGAGTCTTACATAGTGGTTACTGCACGACACGAAGATGGAATGAAGGTACGAGAATGCTGCCACACCCTGTTAGAGGTAGAAGGATTTACCAAGACTGATGCCAAGGAGTTCATTCTGAGATATTTCAAAGAGGAGGATTTGGCAAAAAAGTTGTTGGACAAGCTGGACACTGACGAAACCCTACAAGACCTTACAAGAAATCCGTTAAACACAGCTCTTCTATGCCTGCTCTGCGAAGACTTTGGAGGAAAATTTCCCGAAAGTAGAACTCTGCTTTACCTTGAAATAGTTGAGTGCGTGCTGAGAAGGTACAGGCGAAAGATGAAATTACCAGAAACAAAGCGAGACCTCCTAGTATTATACGAAGTTGAGCTGAAGGAACTTGGCCGTATCGCCATGGAAGGTTTGCACAATGATAGCATGTATTTTGACGAGAGCGCATTTGAGGGTTTCTCAAGCAATGTAAAATCCGACCTCGGCTTTTTGTCAGTGGAAGCTGGACGAAGCAAACGAAGACCAAGTCGAAGCTATGCCTTCCTGCACAAAAGCTTTCAAGAATTCTTCGCAGCACTTTTTCACTGTTGTCAGCTTCTTGATGAGGAAATCTCTGTTGATAGCTTAGTTGTTGACTGCAGATATTTTCATAAGTTCCAGCAGGTGCTGATGTTCACGAGTGGTTTGTTGGCTCAAAAGTGCGAAGGAGCAGCCAAGGCACTTATTGCTGGTATAGCTACTCAAGTCAACTTGGGGGAAAATCTTTTGGACGAAAGTCTTTTGTACGTGGCATTGGATTGTATTTATGAATGCAAGATAGAGGGGACTACTTTTGATAAAGAAATGGCACAGTTTTTTGGCTCACATCTTAAACTTCAGAAGGTTGCTTCCTCAAG ATTCACCAAGGATCGTGTTGCTGTGTGTATTGAAACCTTGAAAACGAATTCCACAGTTACAGAACTGGTGCTCGTTAATTGTGGCATTGATGATGCAAATGTTGCAGAACTGCCTGGgatgttgaaagaaaattcaacgctgacatcaCTGGACTTGGATCATAATCAAATAGGCgacgttggcgctgatgcactggctaaaggattgaaagaaaattcaacgctgacatcgctgtACTTGGGTCATAATCAAATAGGCgacgttggcgctgatgcactggctaaaggattgaaagaaaattcaacgctgacatcgctgtACTTGGGTCATAATCAAATAGGCgacgttggcgctgatgcactggctaaaggattgaaagaaaattcaacgctgacatcgctgAAGTTGTTTTTTAATCAAATAGGCTATgttggcgctgatgcactggctaaaggattgaaagaaaattcaacgctgacatcgctgtACTTGGGTGATAATCAAATAGGCgacgttggcgctgatgcactggctaaaggattgaaagaaaattcaacgctgacatcgctggACTTGGGTCATAATCAAATAGACgacgttggcgctgatgcactggctaaaggattgaaagaaaattcaacgctgacatcgctgtACTTGGGTGATAATCAAATAGGCgacgttggcgctgatgcactggctaaaggattgaaagaaaattcaacgctgacatcgctgtACTTGGGTCATAATCAAATAGGCgacgttggcgctgatgcactggctaaaggattgaaagaaaattcaacgctgacatcgctggACTTGGGTCATGATCAAATAGGCgacgttggcgctgatgcactggctaaaggattgaaagaaaattcaacgctgagATCGCTGTACTTGGGTCATAATCAAATAGGCGAGCttggcgctgatgcactggctaaaggattgaaagaaaattcaacgctgacatcgctgtACTTGGGTCATAATCAAATAGGCgacgttggcgctgatgcactggctaaaggattgaaggaaaattcaacgctgacatcgctgAAGTTGTTTTTTAATCAAATAGGCTATgttggcgctgatgcactggctaaaggattgaaagaaaattcaacgctgacatcgctgtACTTGGGTGATAATCAAATAGGCgacgttggcgctgatgcactggctaaaggattgaaagaaaattcaacgctgacatcgctggACTTGGGTCATAATCAAATAGGCgacgttggcgctgatgcactggctaaaggattgaaagaaaattcaacgctgacatcgctgtACTTGGGTCATAATCAAATAGGCGGcgttggcgctgatgcactggctaaaggattgaaagaaagttCAACGCTGACATGGCTGTACTTGGGTCATAATCAAATAGGCGACGTTGGCGCTGctgcactggctaaaggattgaaagaaaattcaacgctgacatcgctggACTTGGGTGATAATCAAATAGGCgacgttggcgctgatgcactggctaaaggattgaaagaaaattcaacgctgacgATAGGAGAGGGCTCGTCTGAGG ATTCGCCAGTCTCCTGGCAGGGATTCCGCAACAGCGTTGTAATTACagaggcagcactttctactcagatGGTCCGGCGCGGGAGTCGAACTCAGGACCTCTTGCGAATATCGCTTCCACAAGAtgtgaatattaatttttga